One Chitinophaga varians DNA window includes the following coding sequences:
- a CDS encoding TauD/TfdA family dioxygenase, protein MSEITCYIENGFPAVISFGQPLSTAGFNIWVNAHKGLLDELLFDAGAILFRGVTMNSLETFKEAVEGMIVPRSFLESNSTRTQFNPGILNASEYDPKRKIHLHTEFSHSYHFPEKLIFGCIQPADSGGATLIADNRKLTSLLDKELVRCFVEKGITYRRNLHGGSGVGPSWQECFQTEDREVVAAYCKSNNMSFSWTNNGGLLLVYTNEALRKHPVSGDYVWFNHIDQFLLSFLYEPEVFEGMLLLHGNDENALPMHVTYGDGGAIPGKFLKDLHALFEKIEVPIQWNQGEILLIDNLLTLHGRSAYEGNRKVLVSMS, encoded by the coding sequence ATGAGTGAAATTACTTGTTATATCGAAAATGGTTTCCCTGCCGTTATCAGTTTTGGACAGCCATTAAGTACAGCTGGATTTAATATATGGGTGAATGCGCATAAGGGGCTGTTGGATGAGTTATTGTTTGACGCCGGTGCAATATTATTCCGCGGTGTTACTATGAATTCTCTTGAAACCTTTAAGGAAGCGGTTGAAGGTATGATCGTCCCACGGTCTTTTTTGGAAAGTAATTCTACCCGAACCCAGTTTAATCCCGGGATATTGAATGCTTCTGAGTACGATCCTAAAAGGAAAATACATCTGCATACTGAGTTCTCCCATTCCTACCATTTTCCGGAAAAGCTGATTTTCGGTTGTATACAACCCGCCGACAGTGGCGGCGCTACACTGATTGCCGATAACCGGAAACTTACTTCGTTACTGGATAAGGAACTAGTGAGGTGTTTCGTGGAGAAAGGGATTACTTACAGGAGGAACCTGCATGGAGGAAGTGGGGTAGGCCCTTCATGGCAGGAGTGTTTTCAGACTGAAGATCGGGAAGTGGTAGCGGCATATTGTAAAAGCAATAATATGTCATTCAGTTGGACAAATAATGGAGGCTTATTATTAGTATATACCAATGAGGCATTGAGAAAACATCCGGTTTCTGGAGACTATGTCTGGTTTAATCATATTGATCAATTTCTGCTGTCTTTCCTTTATGAACCGGAGGTGTTTGAAGGAATGTTGCTATTGCACGGCAACGATGAAAATGCGCTGCCTATGCATGTCACATATGGGGATGGAGGAGCTATCCCTGGGAAGTTTCTGAAGGATCTCCATGCTTTGTTTGAGAAAATTGAGGTGCCGATACAGTGGAATCAGGGTGAAATTTTACTGATCGATAATCTGTTGACGCTTCACGGCAGGTCGGCCTACGAAGGGAACCGGAAAGTGCTCGTCTCTATGTCATAA
- a CDS encoding TauD/TfdA family dioxygenase, whose amino-acid sequence MMDMNGLTDLRSVCGNAFPITIKFDETLTVYKFVKWYVRNREEIDAMLLDKGALLLKNIEIRERADFNAIVSGIGEKPMAYMDGTTPRTNLGENVYTSTEYDANQIIHLHNELSYSAQWPSRIMFCCLMAAESGGATTIADSRRFLKEVDPVLLDALRAKGLRYVRILSDGLQGGQSWQKAFQCSDRATAESYCREAGMEYHWYPDGSLRITHSHPGIIRHPQTGEEVWFNQMDQFHPLHLGREIYEMLLLMYGGTERLPLYVTFGDGSEIREEWIQNVMDTGQRIAVNNSWQAGDLLLLDNVLTCHGRQPYCGERKILVSMF is encoded by the coding sequence ATGATGGATATGAACGGTCTTACTGATCTTAGATCAGTATGCGGGAATGCTTTTCCCATAACGATAAAGTTTGATGAGACCCTCACGGTATACAAATTTGTGAAATGGTATGTCCGTAACAGAGAGGAAATCGATGCAATGCTCCTTGACAAAGGAGCACTACTACTTAAAAATATTGAGATACGGGAGCGTGCCGATTTTAATGCCATTGTTTCCGGGATAGGAGAAAAGCCTATGGCTTATATGGATGGTACCACACCAAGAACAAACCTTGGCGAAAATGTATACACTTCTACGGAATACGACGCTAATCAGATAATCCATCTGCACAATGAGTTGTCATATTCTGCTCAATGGCCTTCCCGCATTATGTTCTGTTGTCTTATGGCTGCAGAAAGCGGAGGTGCTACCACTATTGCGGATTCCCGACGCTTTCTGAAGGAGGTTGATCCTGTTCTGCTCGATGCTTTGAGAGCAAAAGGATTGAGGTATGTGCGGATTTTGTCGGATGGCTTGCAGGGCGGGCAGTCATGGCAAAAAGCATTTCAGTGCTCCGACAGGGCGACCGCGGAGAGTTATTGCCGGGAGGCAGGTATGGAATACCATTGGTATCCAGATGGTAGCCTTCGGATCACCCATTCTCATCCTGGTATTATCAGGCATCCGCAGACCGGAGAGGAGGTATGGTTTAATCAGATGGACCAGTTCCATCCTCTGCATCTGGGCCGGGAAATATACGAGATGCTTTTGTTAATGTATGGCGGTACTGAGAGGCTGCCCCTGTATGTGACTTTTGGAGACGGCAGTGAGATCAGGGAGGAGTGGATTCAGAATGTTATGGATACCGGGCAGCGAATAGCGGTGAATAATAGCTGGCAGGCGGGCGACCTGCTGTTGTTGGATAACGTACTCACCTGCCACGGGAGGCAACCCTATTGCGGTGAGCGGAAAATCCTTGTTTCAATGTTTTAA